From Hydractinia symbiolongicarpus strain clone_291-10 chromosome 12, HSymV2.1, whole genome shotgun sequence, one genomic window encodes:
- the LOC130622228 gene encoding uncharacterized protein LOC130622228 encodes MLTTYQTTLAEDTCTRMKTSGLILAILATIFCTTCTAPLKPFCRRWHGKCYVKPTQRENLDRRRSPAVLTTSTVTVTDPIKETTLSTVVTTTRKPQPRRKYWFTEIIYANKTFKKLMLDRWKEHILF; translated from the exons ATGTTGACAACTTATCAGACAACTTTGGCAGAGGACACCTGCACAAGGATGAAAACCTCAGGATTGATTTTAGCGATTCTTGCTACCATATTTTGCACAACATGCACGGCTCCATTGAAGCCTTTCTGCAGACGATGGCATGGTAAATGCTACGTAAAACCAACACAGAGAGAGAATCTGGACAGGAGAAGAAGTCCTGCTGTGTTGACCACAAGTACTGTTACAGTAACTGACCCTATCAAGGAGA CAACTTTATCAACCGTTGTTACGACAACAAGAAAGCCACAGCCTCGTCGAAAATATTGGTTTACGGAAATTATATATG ctAATAAGACATTCAAAAAGTTGATGCTTGATAGATGGAAGGAGCACATACTGTTTTAA
- the LOC130622439 gene encoding tiggy-winkle hedgehog protein-like has translation MDIDLDFIRLPNVFEQSILASGPFINKAEASQLEKVKPSTFLKLYNNKTVLTTKACLNKLKKLVDVVKEKWQQKYALILANGYMPQKSAYLLDNSLHYEGRALDIQLKERRSSKKLEDAAKQKTKDDKIHHRLAWLAYYKAGFNFARPKKTFYGELLHVSCRRDR, from the exons ATGGACATTGATTTAGATTTTATCCGTCTACCTAATGTCTTCGAACAAAGTATTTTAGCAAGTGGACCTTTTATCAATAAGGCAGAAGCAAGTCAGCTGGAAAAGGTTAAACCCAGCACATTTCTAAAGCTGTACAATAACAAGACCGTTCTAACCACTAAG GCATGcttaaataaactaaaaaagttGGTTGATGTTGTTAAGGAAAAGTGGCAACAAAAGTATGCTTTAATACTTGCGAATGGATACATGCCACAAAAGTCGGCTTATCTACTAGACAATTCGTTACATTACGAGGGTAGAGCGTTGGATATCCAGTTAAAAGAAAGACGTTCAAGTAAGAAGCTCGAAGATGCTGCTAAACAAAAGACCAAGGATGATAAGATTCACCATCGACTTGCATGGCTCGCTTATTACAAAGCTGGCTTTAACTTTGCTAGACCAAAGAAGACCTTTTACGGAGAACTTTTACATGTGTCTTGCAGACGTGACAGATAG